In one window of Burkholderia cenocepacia DNA:
- a CDS encoding [protein-PII] uridylyltransferase has protein sequence MSAHAAPSPEALSRRAEFKAAKTEMLERFRHAANVASLMHALSKLTDDALKRVWDECGLPATLALVAVGGYGRGELAPYSDVDILVLLPDAHDAALDARIERFIGMAWDLGLEIGSSVRTVAQCIEEASQDVTVQTSLLEARRIVGSTALFERFTVRYHEALDARAFFTAKVLEMRQRHAKFQDTPYSLEPNVKESPGGLRDLQTILWIARAAGFGSSWRELDTRGLITDREARELRRNEGFLKTLRARLHVIAGRRQDMLVFDLQTQAAESFGYQPTQAKRASEQLMRRYYWAAKAVTQLATILIQNIEAQLFPATSGITRVLSADRFVEKQGMLEIVDDGVFERHPDAILEAFLLYETTRGVKGLSARTLRALYNSREIMNNAWRRDPQNRATFMRILQQPEGITHAFRLMNQTSVLGRYLLNFRRIVGQMQHDLYHVYTVDQHILMVLRNIRRFAVAEHAHEYPFCSQLIGNFERPWVLYVAALFHDIAKGRGGDHSTLGMADARRFCREHGIAGDDAALIVWLVQHHLTMSQVAQKQDTSDPEVIKRFAEVVGNERYLTALYLLTVADIRGTSPKVWNTWKGKLLEDLYRITLAVLGGANPDAHSELKSRQEQALALLRLETVPDDAHRALWDQLDVGFFLRHDAADIAWQTRVLYRHVNAETAIVRARPSPIGDALQVLVYVKDRPDLFAGICAYFDRNGLSVLDARVSTTRHGYALDNFIVTQTERDVRYRDIANLVEQQLATRLAETASLPEPSKGRLSRLSRTFPITPRVDLRADERGQYYILSVSANDRPGLLYSIARVLAEHRIGVHAARINTLGERVEDIFLLAGAGLSDNRLQIQLETELLRAIAV, from the coding sequence ATGAGCGCTCACGCTGCCCCCTCGCCCGAAGCGCTGTCGCGGCGCGCCGAATTCAAGGCCGCCAAGACGGAGATGCTGGAGCGCTTTCGTCACGCGGCGAACGTCGCGTCGCTGATGCACGCGCTGTCGAAACTCACCGACGATGCATTGAAGCGCGTGTGGGACGAATGCGGGCTGCCCGCGACGCTCGCGCTCGTCGCCGTCGGCGGCTACGGGCGCGGCGAGCTCGCGCCCTATTCCGACGTCGACATTCTCGTGCTGCTGCCGGATGCGCACGACGCGGCGCTCGACGCGCGCATCGAGCGGTTCATCGGGATGGCGTGGGATCTCGGCCTCGAGATCGGCAGCAGCGTGCGCACGGTCGCGCAGTGCATCGAGGAGGCGTCGCAGGACGTCACGGTGCAGACCTCACTGCTGGAAGCGCGCCGCATCGTCGGCAGCACCGCGCTGTTCGAGCGCTTCACCGTGCGCTACCACGAAGCGCTCGACGCCCGCGCGTTCTTCACCGCGAAGGTGCTCGAGATGCGCCAGCGCCACGCGAAGTTCCAGGACACGCCGTACAGCCTCGAACCGAACGTGAAGGAAAGCCCCGGCGGGCTGCGCGACCTGCAGACGATCCTGTGGATCGCACGCGCGGCCGGCTTCGGCAGCAGCTGGCGCGAACTCGACACGCGCGGCCTCATCACCGACCGCGAAGCGCGCGAGCTGCGCCGCAACGAAGGCTTCCTGAAGACGCTGCGCGCGCGGCTGCACGTGATCGCCGGGCGCCGCCAGGACATGCTCGTGTTCGACCTGCAGACGCAGGCCGCCGAGAGCTTCGGCTATCAGCCGACGCAGGCCAAGCGCGCGAGCGAGCAGTTGATGCGCCGCTACTACTGGGCCGCGAAAGCCGTCACGCAGCTCGCGACGATCCTGATCCAGAATATCGAGGCGCAGCTGTTCCCCGCGACGAGCGGCATCACGCGCGTGCTGTCGGCCGATCGCTTCGTCGAGAAACAGGGGATGCTCGAGATCGTCGACGACGGCGTGTTCGAGCGCCATCCCGACGCGATCCTCGAAGCGTTCCTGCTGTACGAAACGACCCGCGGCGTGAAAGGCCTGTCCGCCCGCACGCTGCGCGCGCTGTACAACTCGCGCGAGATCATGAACAACGCGTGGCGCCGCGATCCGCAGAACCGCGCCACGTTCATGCGGATCCTGCAGCAGCCCGAAGGCATCACGCACGCGTTCCGGCTGATGAACCAGACGAGCGTGCTCGGCCGCTATCTGCTGAATTTCCGCCGTATCGTCGGCCAGATGCAGCACGACCTGTACCACGTGTACACGGTCGATCAGCACATCCTGATGGTGCTGCGCAACATCCGCCGCTTCGCGGTGGCCGAGCATGCGCACGAATACCCGTTCTGCAGCCAGCTGATCGGCAACTTCGAGCGCCCGTGGGTGCTGTACGTCGCGGCGCTGTTCCACGACATCGCGAAGGGCCGCGGCGGCGATCACTCGACGCTCGGGATGGCCGACGCGCGACGCTTCTGCCGTGAGCACGGCATCGCCGGCGACGACGCGGCGCTGATCGTGTGGCTCGTCCAGCATCACCTGACGATGAGCCAGGTCGCGCAGAAACAGGACACGAGCGACCCCGAGGTCATCAAGCGCTTCGCCGAAGTCGTCGGCAACGAGCGGTATCTCACCGCGCTCTACCTGCTGACCGTCGCCGATATCCGCGGCACGAGCCCGAAGGTGTGGAACACCTGGAAGGGCAAGCTGCTCGAGGATCTGTACCGCATCACGCTCGCGGTGCTCGGCGGCGCGAACCCCGACGCGCATTCGGAGCTGAAGTCGCGACAGGAGCAGGCGCTCGCGCTGCTGCGCCTGGAAACCGTGCCCGACGACGCGCACCGCGCGCTGTGGGATCAGCTCGACGTCGGCTTCTTCCTGCGTCACGACGCGGCCGACATCGCGTGGCAGACGCGCGTGCTGTACCGGCACGTGAACGCCGAAACCGCGATCGTCCGCGCGCGGCCGTCGCCGATCGGCGACGCGCTGCAGGTGCTCGTGTACGTGAAGGATCGCCCCGACCTGTTCGCGGGCATCTGCGCGTATTTCGACCGCAACGGGCTGTCGGTGCTCGATGCGCGCGTCAGCACGACGCGGCACGGCTACGCGCTCGACAACTTCATCGTCACGCAGACCGAACGCGACGTGCGTTACCGCGACATCGCGAATCTCGTCGAGCAGCAGCTCGCGACGCGGCTCGCCGAAACCGCATCGCTGCCGGAACCGTCAAAGGGCCGCCTGTCGAGGCTGTCCCGGACGTTTCCGATCACGCCGCGCGTCGACCTGCGGGCCGACGAGCGTGGTCAGTACTACATCCTGTCCGTGTCCGCCAACGACCGGCCGGGCCTTCTCTATTCGATCGCGCGCGTACTCGCCGAACATCGGATCGGCGTCCATGCGGCGCGGATCAATACGCTCGGCGAGCGCGTCGAAGACATCTTCCTGCTCGCGGGCGCCGGCCTGTCCGACAACCGCCTGCAGATCCAGCTCGAAACCGAATTGCTGCGTGCGATCGCAGTCTGA
- the ligA gene encoding NAD-dependent DNA ligase LigA, which translates to MARTQAEPPASQPDARAAWLRDQLERANYAYYVLDQPDLPDAEYDRLFRELQQLETDHPELVTPDSPTQRVGGEAAGGFTPVVHDAPMLSLNNGFADEDIVAFDKRVADALAKTTDLAGSVTDPVEYACELKFDGLAISLRYEQGVFVQAATRGDGTTGEDVTENVRTIRSIPLKLKGKHVPAVLDVRGEVLMFKRDFARLNERQRAAEQREFANPRNAAAGSLRQLDSKITAQRPLSFFAYGIGVLDGMPMPDTHSALLDWYESLGLPVNRERAVVHGAEGLLDFFRKVGEKRESLPYDIDGVVYKVNRRDEQERLGFVSRAPRFALAHKFPAQEALTKLVAIDVQVGRTGAITPVARLEPVFVGGATVTNATLHNEDEVRRKDIRIGDTVIVRRAGDVIPEVVGALLDRRPADAAEFVMPTECPVCGSKIERLPDEAIARCTGGLFCPAQRKQALWHFAQRRALDIDGLGEKIIDQLVELNLVRTPADLFNLGFATLAELDRFAEKSAQNLLDSLEKAKHTTLARFIYGLGIRHVGESTAKDLAKHFGSLTPIMDASIEELLEVNDVGPIVAESIHQFFAEEHNRTVIEQLRAPGKVTWPEGPPAPKAPQGVLAGKTVVLTGTLPNLTRDAAKEMLEAAGAKVAGSVSKKTDYVVAGAEAGSKLAKAEELGIPVLDEDGLHQLLEGNTP; encoded by the coding sequence ATGGCCCGAACCCAAGCCGAACCGCCAGCCAGCCAGCCCGACGCGCGCGCCGCGTGGCTGCGCGACCAACTCGAGCGGGCGAACTACGCCTATTACGTGCTCGACCAGCCGGATCTGCCCGACGCCGAATACGACCGGCTGTTCCGCGAGTTGCAGCAGCTCGAAACCGACCATCCCGAACTCGTGACGCCCGATTCGCCGACGCAGCGCGTCGGCGGCGAAGCGGCCGGCGGCTTCACGCCGGTCGTCCACGATGCGCCGATGCTGTCGCTGAACAACGGCTTCGCCGACGAGGACATCGTCGCGTTCGATAAGCGCGTCGCCGACGCGCTCGCCAAGACGACCGACCTCGCCGGCTCGGTGACCGACCCCGTCGAATACGCGTGCGAACTGAAGTTCGACGGCCTCGCGATCTCGCTGCGCTACGAGCAAGGCGTGTTCGTGCAGGCCGCGACGCGCGGCGACGGGACGACGGGCGAGGACGTGACCGAGAACGTGCGCACGATCCGCTCGATTCCGCTGAAGCTGAAGGGCAAGCACGTGCCGGCGGTGCTCGACGTACGCGGCGAGGTGCTGATGTTCAAGCGCGATTTCGCACGCCTGAACGAACGCCAGCGCGCGGCCGAGCAGCGCGAATTCGCGAACCCGCGCAACGCGGCGGCCGGCAGCCTGCGCCAGCTCGACTCGAAGATCACCGCGCAGCGGCCGCTGTCGTTCTTCGCGTACGGCATCGGCGTGCTCGACGGGATGCCGATGCCCGACACGCACAGCGCGCTGCTCGACTGGTACGAGTCGCTCGGCCTGCCGGTGAACCGGGAGCGCGCGGTCGTGCACGGCGCCGAAGGCTTGCTCGACTTCTTCCGCAAGGTCGGCGAGAAGCGCGAGTCGCTGCCGTATGACATCGACGGCGTCGTCTACAAGGTCAACCGGCGCGACGAGCAGGAGCGGCTCGGCTTCGTGTCGCGTGCACCGCGCTTCGCGCTCGCGCACAAGTTCCCCGCGCAGGAAGCGCTGACGAAGCTCGTCGCGATCGACGTGCAGGTCGGCCGCACCGGTGCGATCACGCCGGTCGCGCGTCTCGAGCCGGTGTTCGTCGGCGGCGCGACCGTGACCAATGCGACGCTGCACAACGAGGACGAAGTGCGCCGCAAGGACATCCGGATCGGCGACACCGTGATCGTGCGGCGCGCGGGCGACGTGATTCCGGAAGTCGTCGGCGCGCTGCTCGACCGGCGCCCGGCGGATGCGGCCGAATTCGTGATGCCGACCGAATGCCCGGTGTGCGGCTCGAAGATCGAGCGCCTGCCGGACGAGGCGATCGCGCGCTGCACGGGCGGGCTGTTCTGCCCGGCGCAGCGCAAGCAGGCGCTGTGGCATTTCGCGCAACGCCGCGCGCTCGATATCGATGGCCTCGGCGAGAAGATCATCGACCAGCTCGTCGAGCTGAATCTCGTGCGCACGCCGGCCGACCTGTTCAATCTGGGCTTCGCGACGCTGGCCGAACTCGACCGGTTCGCCGAGAAGTCCGCGCAGAACCTGCTCGATTCGCTCGAGAAGGCCAAGCATACGACGCTCGCGCGCTTCATCTACGGGCTCGGCATCCGCCATGTCGGCGAATCGACCGCGAAGGATCTCGCGAAGCATTTCGGCTCGCTGACGCCGATCATGGACGCGTCGATCGAGGAACTGCTCGAAGTGAACGACGTCGGGCCGATCGTGGCCGAGTCGATTCACCAGTTCTTCGCGGAAGAGCACAACCGCACGGTCATCGAGCAGTTGCGCGCGCCGGGCAAGGTCACGTGGCCGGAAGGGCCGCCCGCGCCGAAGGCGCCGCAGGGCGTGCTGGCCGGCAAGACGGTCGTGCTGACGGGCACGCTGCCGAATCTCACGCGCGATGCGGCGAAGGAGATGCTCGAAGCGGCCGGCGCCAAGGTGGCTGGTTCGGTATCGAAGAAGACGGATTACGTGGTCGCGGGCGCCGAAGCCGGCAGCAAGCTCGCGAAGGCCGAGGAACTCGGCATCCCCGTGCTGGACGAAGACGGTCTGCACCAACTCCTGGAGGGCAATACGCCATGA
- a CDS encoding cell division protein ZipA C-terminal FtsZ-binding domain-containing protein, whose amino-acid sequence MDELTLGLIGAGAVVVGGVVVYNAWQGAKVRRRMPRPMPEEAAEAMNRPERDEELPFIEPVRQPVRREPAAPVAAAPAAAADAARVEPTFGGAGSGAAPADTPADLQAEATGVDTSAESTEPVAGEEAVPAATHEAAAEPAEPTEPVMPAATTVSSAPPAIVDRRIDCIVPIRLNGPLPGDKILPVAQRLRRAGSKPVHIEGKPEGGQWELLQNGVRYEELRAAAQLANRSGALNELEFSEFVTGVQQFADAIDGAPEFPDMMETVAMARELDAFAAQCDAQLSINVMSDGAPWSANYVQAVASQDGLLLSRDGTRFVKLDAKQNPVFMLQFGDTNFLRDDLTYKGGNMITLVLDVPVAEEDILPFRLMCDYAKSLSERIGARVVDDSRRPLPESTLVAIDQQLMKLYAKLEEAGIPAGSPITRRLFSQ is encoded by the coding sequence ATGGACGAGTTGACACTCGGTTTGATCGGCGCGGGCGCCGTCGTGGTGGGCGGCGTCGTGGTCTACAACGCATGGCAGGGCGCGAAAGTGCGGCGCAGGATGCCGCGCCCGATGCCGGAGGAAGCGGCCGAGGCGATGAACCGCCCCGAGCGCGACGAAGAGTTGCCGTTCATCGAACCGGTGCGTCAGCCGGTGCGCCGCGAGCCCGCGGCACCGGTCGCGGCGGCGCCGGCGGCTGCGGCCGACGCCGCGCGCGTCGAGCCGACGTTCGGCGGGGCCGGGAGCGGCGCGGCGCCGGCCGATACGCCGGCCGACCTGCAGGCCGAGGCGACGGGCGTCGACACGTCGGCCGAATCGACCGAACCGGTTGCCGGCGAAGAGGCCGTGCCCGCCGCGACGCATGAAGCGGCGGCCGAACCGGCCGAGCCGACCGAACCGGTGATGCCGGCCGCGACGACGGTCTCGTCGGCGCCGCCTGCGATCGTCGACCGCCGGATCGACTGCATCGTGCCGATCCGCCTCAACGGCCCGCTGCCGGGCGACAAGATCCTGCCGGTCGCGCAGCGGCTGCGCCGCGCGGGCAGCAAGCCCGTGCACATCGAAGGCAAGCCCGAAGGCGGCCAGTGGGAGCTGCTGCAGAACGGCGTGCGCTACGAAGAACTGCGCGCGGCCGCGCAGCTCGCGAACCGCAGCGGCGCGCTGAACGAGCTCGAATTCTCCGAGTTCGTGACGGGCGTCCAGCAGTTCGCGGACGCGATCGACGGCGCGCCGGAATTCCCGGACATGATGGAAACGGTCGCGATGGCGCGCGAGCTCGACGCGTTTGCCGCGCAGTGCGACGCGCAACTGTCGATCAACGTGATGTCGGACGGTGCGCCGTGGTCGGCGAACTACGTGCAGGCGGTCGCGTCGCAGGACGGCCTGCTGCTGTCGCGCGACGGCACGCGCTTCGTGAAGCTCGACGCGAAGCAGAACCCGGTATTCATGCTGCAGTTCGGCGACACCAACTTCCTGCGCGACGACCTGACGTACAAGGGCGGCAACATGATCACGCTGGTGCTCGACGTGCCGGTGGCGGAAGAGGACATCCTGCCGTTCCGGCTGATGTGCGATTACGCGAAGTCGCTGTCCGAGCGGATCGGCGCACGCGTCGTCGACGATTCGCGCCGGCCGCTGCCGGAGTCGACGCTGGTCGCGATCGACCAGCAACTGATGAAGCTGTACGCGAAGCTCGAGGAAGCCGGCATCCCGGCCGGTTCGCCGATCACGCGCCGCCTCTTCAGCCAGTAA